The sequence GTGCTCACGCCGACACCGGACGTGCCGTACGAGTGGAACGGCCAGACCCCCAAGACGGCCTGGATGAACAGCATCTTCTTCCACGACGGCCAGTGGATGATGTACTACGGCGCCGGCGACACGGTCACCGGCCTCGCCACCGCGGGGCTGCGCCGCCCGCTGCCGGCCCGCCCGGCCGGGACGCCGTTCCGGACCGGCTTCGAGCACGGTCAGCCCGCACCGGACTGGGTCGACAGCGTCGACACCTCACCCGGGGGCGGCGGGATCGCGAACGTCACCGCGTACGGCGGCGCGACCGGCCCCGAGGCCGGCGCACGCCAGGAGAACGACCACGACGGCACCAACGCGCTCATGTACTCCGGCCACGCCGCCGGGGCGGCCGACGACCACGCCTACCTGCGGCTGTTCGACCTGTCCGACCGGCCGGTGCGCGTCGGCAGGGACACCACCCTGAGCTACTGGATCTACCCGCAGGCCAACGGCCCGTCCGCCACCGGTGTCAGCGGCGACAACAGCAGTTGCGTGGCGCCGGACCTCGTCTTCTCCGACGGCAGCACCCTGCACTCCCTCCGCGGGTCCCCGCTCACGCCCGCGTCGCAGTGCGGCAAGCTCACACTCGGCCGGTGGAACCAGGTCAGCGTGGACATCGGCAAGGCGGCCGCGGGCCGGAAGATCGTCCGCGTCGACCTGGGCTACGACCAGCCGGCCGGCAGCGGGGGCTACCGCGGCTACGTCGACGACATCGCGCTCTCGAACACCCCGTCACATCCCGCGACGATCAGCCGCGTCACACCGGCGCAGGCTGCCCCGGGCCAGCAGGTCACCCTCACCGGCACCGGCTTCGGCGCCTCCTCGGGCGGCCGGCACCTGCTGCTGTCCGACGGCGGCGTCAACTGGGGCGGGGCGGGCGACCTGGGCACGCTCACGATCGACCACTGGTCGGACCGGTCCGTCACCTTCACGGTGCCGCGGCCCAGCGGCCCGGCGATCTCGACGAGTTCGGGGCCGGCGAACATCTGGCGGGTCGAACCCGGCAGCACCGCGAGCGTCGCGGTGGTCACCGGGCCCGGCGGGACGTCCGGCAGCGGGCAGTTCACCGTCGCACCCACCGACGCGCTGTCGGACTACTCCAACGACGTGGGCGTCTCGCCCGACACCAACCGCGGTTGCGGCGCGCTCGACAACGGCACCGACACGTACTCCGCCGACGCGCTCGCCACGGCCTCGCCGCACCCGCTCACCCCCGGCGCACCCGTGACCGTCGGCGGCCTGACCTTCACCTGGCCGCAGGCACGGCCGTGCGAGAACGACAACGTGCGCGCGCTCGGCCAGACCGTCCTGCTGCCCCACCGGTCCGGCGCCAGTGTGATCGGCTTCCTCGGCGCGGCGACGGACGGCGCCCACTCGGGCACGGTGACGATCCACTACACCGACGGCAGCAGCGGCACCGCGAAGCTGGCGCAGTCGGACTGGGGCACCGCACCCGGCACCGGCAACACCGAGGTCTCCGCGATGACCTACCGCAACCAGGCGCTCGGCAAGCAGGACCACGCCTTCTACGTCGACGAGCAGACCGTCCCGGTCGACCCGGCGAAGGTCGTCGCGTCGATCACCCTGCCCACCGACAAGGACATCCACGTCTTCGCGCTGGCGCAGGACGGCACCCCGGCCGCGGGACGCTAGCACGCAGGCGGGTGCGGTGACCGGGCGGCTCGTCGGCGACCCGACGGACCGCCCGGTCCCACGTTCCCCGTGGGCTCCCGGAAATGCCTTGGGCGGCGCCGGCCGGGTCGGGCATGCTCCGGCTCCGTGGACACGTATCTGGAGACCGAGCGCCTGGCCCTGCGCCGTTTCACGGCCGATGACGCGGGGCTGCTGATCGGGTTGGACGGCGATCCGGCGGTGAGGCAGGGCGCCGCTACCGGATGACGGTCGTCCGGGACCGCGGGCCGGAGCTGGCGCCGCGGCAAGGGCCGGGCTATGACGACTACCTGCCCCACGACGCGGCGCGCTTCTCATGTCTTGGACGGCTCCCGGTGCCGCCCTGGGCTACGGGGGCACCGGTTCTTGAACTCCTCGATCGCCTCGCGGAGCACTTCGCCCGCCGCGTCACTTCCGGCATGCCCGGCGTCCTCGATGATGCGGAGCCGCGCGCCCGGCCACGCCTTCGCCAGCTCCCACGCCGTCTGGAGCGGGCATCCCATGTCGTGCCGGCCGTGCACGATCACCCCCGGAATCCCCGCCAGCTTGTGCGCGTCGCGGATCAGCTGGTCTTCCTCCAACCAGGCGCCGTTGCTGAAGATGTGTGCGCAGATCCGGACGAACGCGATCCGCGCGTCGATGTCGCGATCGCTGTACATGCCGGGGACGCCGTTGGGCTCGCCGGTGATGACCGCGTCCTCCCAAGCCAGCCAGTCGGCGGCGGCCTTCTCGCGGACCGACCGGTCGGGGCTTTCCATCAGCCGTGCGTAGCCGGCGAGCAGGTCGCCGTCCCGCGCCGCTTCGGGAAGACCCTCACGGAAACGGTCCCACGCCTCGGGGCGGAACCGCCCGGCGCCCTGATAGAGCCATTCGATCTCCGAACGGCGAGACGTCATGACCGACTGAATGACGATCTCGCTGACCCGCTCGGGGTATTGCTGTGCGTAGGCAAGGATGAGCGTCGGGCCCCAGGAGGCTCCGTTGAGCAGCCACCGCTCGATGCCGAGGTGCCGACGCAGGCGCTCCATGTCGTCGATCAGGTGCCGTGTGGTGTTGAGGCCCATGTCGGCGGCGGGGTCGCTGGCGTGCGGGGTGCTGCGGCCGCAGTTGCGTTGGTCGTAGCGGATGATCCGGTACGCCTGGGGGTCCCACGCCCTGGTGGGCCGCCGCATCGCGCCGCCCCCCGGACCGCCGTGCACCATCAGAGCGGGTTTGCCCTCGGGATTGCCCAGCTGCTCGTAGTAGACGAAGTTGCCGTCTCCCGTGTCGAGGAACCCGGAATCGTAGGGACTCGTCGGGGGGTAGAGATCGACCATGGCCGTTGATCCTAGGGGCAGATGACGGTCGGCCGCGCTGAGACAACAGGCCGTCCCGTCCGCCTCGGCCGCACAGCGACAACCGGCCTGGTGGCCGCGATCGGAGCGTCCTTCCCGGCGCCTCCTGGCCTGCCGTTGAGGTAGAGCAGACACGCGAACGCCCGGGCGCCGACATCGCCGTCCCGCGCAACCGGCCGACGTGCTCATGGACAGCATCGGCCGACTGGACGATGGGAGCGGTCTTTGTCCACCCGCCCCGACTCCACAGTGAGTTCATCCGGTCTGCGCACTCGCGGCCGAGCGCGCAGCGCAACGACGTGGTGGGCTTCTCCGCACAGACGCGAGCACGCTCACGGAGGGTCGACCGTGGCTCGGGCACGGGTCTGCAACAGCTCCGTCAGCTCACGGGCGTCGGCAAACTCCGCCTCGCGCCGCTGCCGCAGTGCCTGACGGTAGCCGGCCCCTACGGCTTCCCGGGTGTGTACCGGGCCCGCTCGTCGCAGCTGAGGGCGTCGCTGCCGCCGCTGAGCACCGCGGGGTCACCGTTGGCGCCCCCGACCCCCACGCCCGCGGCCGCCGCGCCGCTCTCCCGGCCGGTGGACCTGCGCGTGGCGCTCTCCCCCACCCGGTGGACACCCCCAACTCCTTGGAGAAGCGGCTCCCACGGCCGTTGTCGGTAAGTCCGGCTGTTGAAAGGTGCGGAATGCCCCGGGCAGAGGCGCGCGGGCGGGCGAGGCAGCAGCGCTTCGGCCAAGCCTTGGCCGTCGGCACCATGGCTACGGCGCGGAACTCAGGGGCGGGACTTGCCAGAACATCGTTGGAGGCTGAAGTAGAGGCGATGGCTCGGGGCCAGGATCTTCGGTGGTGATGACCCCGGCGCCGGAGTGGTCGAAGCCGCTCGGCCAGCGAGTGCGCTCGCTGGCAAGAGCGCCGGTCAGCCGTGCCCGGAGAAGATCGGCCGTACTCAGGTCGGTGCCGCGCACGTCGGCCATGCGGAGATCGGCGTTGCGGAAGACCGCGCCCCGGGCGTCGGCCTTGCGAAGGATCGCCTCGCGTAGGTCAGTCTCGGTGAAGTCGGTGTCGCGCAGGTCCGCACTGACCAGTTTCGCGCCGCGCAGGTCGGCCAGAACGCAGCGAGCCCGGCGGAGGATCGCCGTGGTGAAGTCGGCATGCCGCAGGTTGACCGAGACCAGGGACGACTGGGTCAAATTGGCGTGGTAGAGACCCGCCGCCTCCATGCAGGAGCGGTCAAAGTTGATCTCGGGCAGCCACAGCCCGTCGCAGTCGGCCCGCCGAAGGTCGGTGGAACTGAGGTTGAGCCAGGGATTGTCACGGGGATGCTGGCACAGCACGCCGAGAGCAGTCAGCGCCACCTGGGCGTCTGCGGCACGGGTCTCCAACGGCGCGACGTCGTTGATGGACACGTCCGCCGCTGATCCCGGCCCCGTGGACGTCCAGGGCAAGTGCGTACGCAGGTACGCGGCCTGGATCGAGAGGATGGCCTCACGGTCCCTGGCGGACTGCTCCCCGATCTGCCACAGCGCGTGCAGGCCGCCGATGCGCACATCCAGCTTGTCGCTGCCGAGTTGGTCGACCGCCCTGCTGAACCGGTCGGTGACGTAGCCCAGTTGCGCGGCCCGCAGCCCCTCCTGACTGACCCGCAACTGCCGCCAGGTGGCGTACGCGCCGAAGAGTACGACCAGACCGCCGACCACCTGCAACAGCGTGGTACGCACGTCGTTGACCGCGCTCAGGCGATCCTGCGGGGCCACTCTCGCCCCGGCGAGATCATGGTCGACCACCGCATCCGGCAGGAAGACGAACACCGCACCCAGAACGACCAGTCCCACGATCCCGACCAGCAGGACCAGGGCTACGCGGTGGCCGGCCCACCGGCCGCGCCATTCCCGCCGGCCCCCGCCGGAGCTTCCCGTCCCCATGGACAAGCGAGCCTAGGGCCCCCTCCAGATCCGATCAACACACCCTGATCGAACAGCCTCGACTCTCCCGCACCGGGCGGACGGCCGAGAGGACGGGTAGGTGCCCGCCGACGGCGCGTACCAGGGCGATTCGGGCAAGGTCGAACAAGGGGCGCGGCGACGTCCAGAGGAACGCGGAGAGCGTCCACGCCGCCTTCCGCACGAAGCGGGGAGGAAAGCGTCACGACGCCAGCGCTTCGCGGGCTGCGGTCATGAAGGCTGCCTTCCGCGTCTCCAGATGCTCGTTCACCTCGACATCCCCGATCTCCCGCCAGACAGCCTGGTTCAGTGCGTGCCCGTAGGCGCGGACCGGCTCCTGCAACGACTCGTCGCACAACAGCATCACGTTTCCCGATGCTGTCCACAATGAGACCATGACGGCCTTTGAGCGCGTCATCCAGCCGCTCTCGTCATCGCCCCACGGTTCAGGGCGGCTGTACGCAGCGCTTTCGGCCGCCTGCGCGCTCATGATGAAGTCCTTGAGTACCTGAAGTTGCTCCGCCCGCCGACTCTCCGCCGTGACGGAAGCCTGTCTCCGTTCTTCGACCCGCTCGGCGGACCGCTGAGCGGCACGCTCCACGTACGCGGCCAGCCCGCCTCCCAGTGCGACACCGACAAGCGGCAGCGCAGAAGCCCAGACATCGCCTGCCAACGAGATCCCCCTCCTGGACGTGCACGTTCACTTTCCTGAACTACGTTCCACCGGGGGGAGATCTGAGCCAGATCGACACAGCACGAACACACGACAACCCGGAGAGCATACGGGCCCTGATGTGGGAAGTGAGGACATTTTCTGGTCACCGACGGCTGAGCTCCGCAGCGTAGGCGGCACCAAAGCCCTGGCTTTCGCGGGTCCGGCTGTCTCCGCTGGACTGGTGGAAGCCGAGCAGTCGGCTGAGGACGACGGCGGGCGGCTCCGAGGCGATGTCCATCAGCGAGGAAAGCGCAGCCCGCGGGCGGCCCCGGCCGCTCCCGGCCAGTCCTCCCCGGCTCCGTCCGACTCCCCACCGCCGCACCGCCGAACCCGGGACGAAGGCGCTGACGCGACACGACCGCCCTGACATCACATCTGCTCCGGACAACAGCCGAGCGACCGGCCCGAGCCACCGCGCCCAGCCCCGAAGACTGCGAGGACACCGGTGATGACCGGCCCCACCCATGCCATGGTCCTGCGCACGACGGTCACCGCCGTCGACTCCCAGCGCGGCAACGCCTGGTGGAGAGCACCTGTCCGAAGGTGCCGCGTTCCCCACCACATGGCGATCAGCACCGTTGTCGACCGGGCGTACGGGCAGGATCGCGTGCTATGCGGTCGCAACGCCCAGGAAGCGCAACACCGCCAGGACGCGGCGGTGGTCGGCGTCGGCCTTGGGCAGGTCGAGCTTGGTGAAGATGCTGTTGATGTGCTTGGCGACAGCGCTCTCGCTCACCACCAGCTCGGCGGCGACGCCGGAGTTGGACCGGCCGCCCGCCATCAGCTCCAGCACCTCCCGCTCGCGCGGTGTCAGCCGGTCGAGCGGATCGCTGTGCCGGCGCACCAGCAGCTGTGCGACGACCTGCGGGTCGAGCGCGGTGCCGCCGGCCGCCACCCGGCGTACCGCCTCGGCGAACTCCTCGACGTCGGCGACCCGTTGCTTGAGCAGATAGCCGACGCCCGAGGTGTGGGCGGCGAGCAGATCGGCGGCGTACCGCTCCTCCACGTACTGCGACAGCAGGAGCACGGCGGTACGCGGATACAGTCGGCGGATCACCAGCGCGGCACGTACTCCCTCGTCGGTGAAGCCGGGCGGCATGCGCACGTCGACCACGGCGATGTCGGGACGGTGCTCCTCGACGGCCGCCAGCAGCCCTTCTGCGTCGGTGGCCTGCGCGCACATCTCGAAGCCGGCCGCCTCCAGCACCTTGACCACGCCGATGCGCAGCAAGAGGGAATCCTCGGCGATCACGGCGCGCACGGCAGCTCCACGGTGATGACGGTCGGGCCCCCGGAGGGGCTGCGGCAGGAGAACGTGCCGTCGACGGACGCGACGCGCCTGGCGAGCCCGGCGAGCCCGGTGCCGCCACCGGCCGCTGCGAGATCCACGCCGCCCGCGCCGTCGTCCGCGACGACCACCAGCAGTGTCTCCCCCATCCGCTCCACGGTCACATCCGCCCGGGTCGCCTGTGCGTGTTTGACCACGTTCGTCAGGGCCTCGGAGACCACGAAGTACGCGACGGCCTCGACCGTGGGTGAGGGGCGCTGCGGCAGGTCCACCGCCACACGCACCGGGATCGGGAGGCGGGCGGCGACCCCGGACAGCGCGGCGTCGAGGCCGCGGTCCTCAAGGACGGCCGGATGCAGGCCGCGCACCAGGTTGTTCAGCTCGGCGATCGCCTCCTTCGCCTCGCGGTGCGCCTCGTCGATCACCTTGCGGGCGTCCTCCGGCAGGTCGCCGA comes from Streptomyces sp. NBC_00448 and encodes:
- a CDS encoding response regulator transcription factor — translated: MRAVIAEDSLLLRIGVVKVLEAAGFEMCAQATDAEGLLAAVEEHRPDIAVVDVRMPPGFTDEGVRAALVIRRLYPRTAVLLLSQYVEERYAADLLAAHTSGVGYLLKQRVADVEEFAEAVRRVAAGGTALDPQVVAQLLVRRHSDPLDRLTPREREVLELMAGGRSNSGVAAELVVSESAVAKHINSIFTKLDLPKADADHRRVLAVLRFLGVATA
- the pip gene encoding prolyl aminopeptidase, whose protein sequence is MVDLYPPTSPYDSGFLDTGDGNFVYYEQLGNPEGKPALMVHGGPGGGAMRRPTRAWDPQAYRIIRYDQRNCGRSTPHASDPAADMGLNTTRHLIDDMERLRRHLGIERWLLNGASWGPTLILAYAQQYPERVSEIVIQSVMTSRRSEIEWLYQGAGRFRPEAWDRFREGLPEAARDGDLLAGYARLMESPDRSVREKAAADWLAWEDAVITGEPNGVPGMYSDRDIDARIAFVRICAHIFSNGAWLEEDQLIRDAHKLAGIPGVIVHGRHDMGCPLQTAWELAKAWPGARLRIIEDAGHAGSDAAGEVLREAIEEFKNRCPRSPGRHREPSKT
- a CDS encoding pentapeptide repeat-containing protein, which gives rise to MGLVVLGAVFVFLPDAVVDHDLAGARVAPQDRLSAVNDVRTTLLQVVGGLVVLFGAYATWRQLRVSQEGLRAAQLGYVTDRFSRAVDQLGSDKLDVRIGGLHALWQIGEQSARDREAILSIQAAYLRTHLPWTSTGPGSAADVSINDVAPLETRAADAQVALTALGVLCQHPRDNPWLNLSSTDLRRADCDGLWLPEINFDRSCMEAAGLYHANLTQSSLVSVNLRHADFTTAILRRARCVLADLRGAKLVSADLRDTDFTETDLREAILRKADARGAVFRNADLRMADVRGTDLSTADLLRARLTGALASERTRWPSGFDHSGAGVITTEDPGPEPSPLLQPPTMFWQVPPLSSAP